TTCCTCGAGGACATCGAGATCAAAATGGCCGGTGCCAACCGCACCGTACACGTCATCGTGGACCTTCCCGAAGGAGAAGCGGGCGGCGTCAGCCTCGACCGCATCTCCGACGTCGCGCATGCGCTTTCCGAGGCGATGGATTCAGACCCGCACGACGACGGCCGTCCGTACAGCCTGGAGGTTTCCTCTCCGGGTGTGTCGCGCCCGCTGACGGAGCCGCGCCACTGGCGCCGCAACGTCGGCCGCATGGTCAGCGTCAACGTCCTGACCGGCGACGACGTCAAAGGCCGCCTGGTCTCCGTTGAGGACGACGGCATCACGTTCATCCCGGAACTGCCGGTCAAAAAAGGCATGAAGGCGAAGCAGGGCGAGCAGACCACGCTGCCCTTTAGCAACATCCGCAAGGGGCGCGTCGAAGTCGAATTCGCGCATCTTGACGACGAACCACTGGACGGCGTCGCCGACAGTGATGAAAAAACCACAGCTGAGGAGGCCTAGATGGAAATAGATATGAGTGCGCTGAGGCTGCTGGAACGCGAACGGGAGATCCCCCTGGATCTGCTGATTCCGACCATTGAGCAGGCGCTTCTGGTGGCTTATCACAAGACCGCCGGTGCACAGGACAAGGCCCGCGCAGAGCTGGACCGCAAGAATGGGCACGTCACCATTTGGGCCACTGAACTGGACGACGACGGCGAGGCCGTGGGCGAGTTCGACGACACCCCCACCGGTTTCGGCCGCATTGCCGCGAGCACGGCCCGCCAGATTATCCTGCAGCGGCTGCGCGACGTCGAAGATGACGCCATCGTTGGCGAGTTCAAGGGCCGTGAGGGAGAAATCGTCTCCGGCCAGATCCAGCAGGGCAACAACCCGCACATGATCCAGGTCAACCTCGGCGCCGTGGAGGCATTGCTGCCTCCCACGGAGCAGGTCCCGGGCGAGAAGTACACCCACGGTTCCCGGCTGCGCGCCTTCGTCGTTGACGTGCGCCGCGGCTTCAAGGGCCCGTCCATCACGCTGTCCCGGTCCCACCCGGGCCTGGTCCGGAAGCTCTTCGAACTGGAAGTTCCCGAGATTGCCGACGGCAGTGTCGAGATTGTGGCGCTGGCCCGTGAAGCCGGCCACCGGACCAAGATCGCCGTCAAGGGCAACATCTCCGGCATCAACGCCAAGGGTGCCTGCATCGGCGAGATGGGCTCGCGTGTCCGCGCGGTCATGACCGAGCTTCACGATGAGAAGATTGACATCGTGGATTTCAGCGAGGATCCGGCCACCTTCATCGCCAACGCCCTGTCGCCGTCGCGCGTGAATTCCGTTACCATCACCGACGAAGACACCCGGTCGGCTCAGGTTGTCGTTCCCGATTACCAGCTGTCGCTGGCAATCGGCAAGGAGGGGCAGAATGCCCGTCTGGCAGCCAAGCTGACAGGGTGGCGGATCGATATCGTTTCCGACGCCAAGACTGCCTAAGCAGCCGGGTCTTTGGGTGGATGCGGCACAGGGAGAGAAACGCGTTAGAATGAATGAGGCCGGGTCGCCGTCCGCTTTCCTTTCGTCCCCTGCAGCCTCAGGCGCTGCAGCTCATGTCCCGCTGAGGACATGCATTGGGTGCAGGAAAACGGATGACCAGGCTGTTCTGATGCGGCTGGTAGCTGTGGTCACTGAAGGCAGTATTGCCGTTCAGGTCGACGAACACCGCCGTATGTCTGGCCGCGGTGCCTGGGTGCACCGCGGGACAGCATGCTTTGCAGCAGCGCTTCGGCGACGTGCGTTTCACCGGGCCTTTCGGGGTCAGGTGGACACCACAGACGCGGAGGCTTGGTTCAAGGCTCTTGAGGATGCTCCGACCGGGAGCAGACTCGAAACCGTCCAACCTGGAAGCGGGTCAGAAATCTGATGGAAACCCGATGAGTACCCAGCGATGAGTACTTTGTGCTCTGTGAAGGGCTCTGCTGTGACTGCAGTGGAAGCCCGCAGGAAATAGACGGTTCGTACCTGGCTCGGTGCGGACCGAGACAGGAGAAATGTGGCCAAGGTCCGCGTACACGAGCTCGCCAAAGAGCTCGGCATCACCTCGAAGGATGCAGTTGCAAAACTGCAGGAACTGGGCGAATTCGTCCGTTCCGCCTCATCAACGATTGAGGCACCCGTAGTCAAGAAACTTCGTGGCGCCTTCCCGGCGTCCGAATCCAAGCCCGAATCCACGACGGATTCCAAGCCGGCGTCCAAGCCGGCCGGAACCCCCGGACCGCGCCCGTCCGCTGCCCCCGCAGCACCGACGGCGTCGGCACCGACCCCGACCCCGGCACCGGCAGCACCCGTCGCAGCAGCTCCGGCCGCTCCGGCGCCCGCTGCAGAGAAGCCGACGGCTCCGGCTGCTCCGGCTGCTCCGGCACCCGCCGCAGAAACGTCTCCGGCCCCGGCCGCTGACAAGCCGGCTGCACCGTCGGGCGCCAAGCCCGGCGCGCGTCCGGCCCCCAAGGCTGCCGAAGCCGAAAAGCCCGCTGCTTCCGCCGAAAGCGGCAGCCGCGGAAATGCTCCCCGTCCGGGCGCTCCGCGTCCCGGCGCCGGAAGCCCCCGTCCGGGCAACAACCCCTTCGCGCCTTCCCAGGGCATGCCGCGTCCCCGTGGCCGCGGCGAAGGCGAGCGGGGCCAGGGCGCACCGCGTCCCGGCAACAACCCGTTTGCACCGTCCCAGGGCATGCCCCGTCCGGGACGCCGTGACGAGAACACCGAACGTCCCGCAGCAGCAGGCGCCGGCGGTCCCCGTCCGGCAGCCGGCTCCGGCGGTCCGCGTCCGGGCGCTCCGCGCCCCGGTGCACCCCGTCCGGGCGCACCGCGTCCGGCATCGGCACGACCCGCCGGTCCCGGCGGTCCTCGTCCCACACCGGGCATGATGCCCAACCGCACCGAGCGGCCGGCAGCCCCGGCCCGCGGCGGTGCCGGCGGAGGACCCCGCAGGGGCCCCGGCGGCGCACCCGGCGGAGCACCCGGTGCAGGCGGCGGCGCACCCGTTGGCGGCGGCTTCGGCAAGGGCGGCCGCGGACGCGGCGGCACTGCCGGTGCTTTCGGCAAGGGCGGCGCAGGACGCGGCAAGCAGCGCAAGTCGAAGCGTGCAAAGCGTCAGGAACTGGAGCAGATGTCAGCTCCGTCGCTGGGTGGCGTTTCGGTACCCCGCGGCGACGGCAACACTGTTGTCCGTCTGCGCCGCGGCGCGTCCATCACGGACTTCGCCGACAAGATTGAGGCCAACCCGGCAGCACTGGTGACCGTTCTGTTCCACCTCGGTGAAATGGCAACGGCCACGCAGTCCCTGGATGAAGGCACGTTCGACATCCTGGGCGCCGAACTGGGTTACAAGATCCAGGTTGTCTCGCCGGAAGACGAAGAGCGCGAACTGCTGAGCACGTTCGACATCGACTTCGATGCCGAGCTGGAAGCCGAAGGCGACGACGACCTCGAGGCACGTCCTCCGGTAGTCACCATCATGGGTCACGTTGACCACGGTAAGACGCGTCTGCTGGATGCCATCCGCAACACCAAGGTGGTTGAAGGTGAAGCCGGCGGCATCACCCAGCACATCGGTGCCTACCAGATCCAGTTCGACCACGAGGGCACCACGCGTCCGATCACCTTCATTGACACCCCGGGCCACGAGGCGTTCACCGCCATGCGTGCACGTGGTGCCAAGGTGACCGACATCGCGGTCCTGGTTGTCGCAGCCGACGACGGCGTCATGCCGCAGACGATTGAAGCGCTGAACCACGCCCAGGCAGCCAATGTGCCGATCGTGGTCGCAGTGAACAAGATCGACAAGGAAGGCGCCAACCCGGAGAAGGTCCGCGGCCAGCTGACCGAATACGGTCTGGTTCCCGAGGAATACGGTGGCGACACCATGTTCGTGGAGGTCTCTGCCCGTCAGAACCTCAACATTGACGCCCTGCTCGAGGCCGTGCTGCTTACCGCAGACGCAGCCCTGGACATGCGCGCCAACCCGAACAAGGACGCCCGCGGTATCGCGATCGAAGCCAACCTGGACAAGGGCCGCGGTGCAGTTGCCACCGTCCTGGTCCAGTCCGGAACGCTGAAGGTCGGCGACACGATCGTTGCCGGTACGGCCCACGGCCGCGTCCGCGCAATGTTCAACGAGAACGGCGAAACCGTCTCCGAGGCCGGACCTTCCCGTCCGGTCCAGGTGCTGGGTCTGTCCAACGTTCCCCGCGCCGGTGACACGTTCTTCGTGACCGACGACGAGCGCACCGCCCGCCAGATCGCTGAGAAGCGTGAAGCTGCGGACCGCAACGCCGCCCTGGCGAAGCGCCGCAAGCGCATCAGCCTCGAGGACTTCGACCAGGCCGTTGCTGACGGCAAGGTTGACACCCTTAACCTCATCCTCAAGGGTGACGTTTCCGGTGCCGTTGAAGCCCTGGAAGACTCGCTGCTCAAGATCGACGTTGGCGAAGGCGTGCAGCTGCGCGTCATCCACCGCGGCGTCGGTGCCATCACGCAGAACGACGTCAACCTGGCGACGGTGGACAACGCCGTCATCATCGGCTTCAACGTCAAGCCGGCCGAGCGCGTTGCCGACCTGGCAGAGCGCGAAGGCGTGGACATGCGCTTCTACTCGGTCATCTACGCAGCAATTGATGACATTGAGCTCGCCCTCAAGGGCATGCTCAAGCCCGAGTACGAAGAAGTCCAGCTCGGCACCGCCGAGGTCCGCGAAGTCTTCCGTTCCTCCAAGTTCGGAAACATCGCCGGCTCGATCGTTCGCTCCGGTGTCATCCGACGCAACGCCAAGGCACGGGTCACCCGTGACGGCAAGGTCATCGGTGACAACCTCACCGTTGAGTCGCTCAAGCGGTTCAAGGACGACGCCACCGAGGTCCGCACGGACTTCGAGTGCGGTATCGGCCTGGGCTCGTTCAACGACGTCAACACGGGCGACATCATCGAGACGTTCGAAATGCGCGAAAAGCCGCGCGTCTAGCAGTACCCGGTGGGGCCGTCGGTTTCCGGCGGCCCCACTCCAAGCGGGAGGGCCGGCACCTGCATGTTGCCGGCCCCTTCGCTTCGGCCCCTCCGGCGGCCGGTCCTGCAGTGCAGGCACCGGCCCCGGACCCTGACGTAACACGATGTGCCGGCCTGCGCCGCCGTCGTTGTACGATCCCCAAAATTTAGTTAAGGAGAGGTAATGGCAGATCCAGCACGCGCTGCGAAGCTCGCTGACCGAATCAAGGTTGTAGTTGCCCAGGCGCTGGAACGGCGGATCAAGGATCCCCGGCTGGGGTTTGTGACCCTCACCGACGCACGCGTCACCAACGACCTGCAGCACGCCACGGTGTACTACACGGTCTTCGGCGACGAAGCCCAGCAGGCCGACACCAAGGCCGCCCTGGAGTCCGCACGCGGAGTCCTGCGCGCCGAGGTCGGCAAGAACATCACCGTGCGCCTGACGCCCACGCTGGAATTCGTTCCCGACGAAATTCCCGTGAACGCCAGCCACCTCGAGGAACTCATCCGCGCCGCCAAGAAGCGCGACGCTGAGCTTGAAGCCCTCAAGGAAGGCGCCACGTACGCCGGCGACGCCGACCCGTACCGCAAGGACGAGGACTTCGACGATGAGGACGACGACGAAGCCGCTTCCGGCTCCGACGCCAAGTAGGTCTCAGCCAGCAGTCCAACCAGTAGTTGCCAAGAGGGACGGTTCCGAAAAGGAGCCGTCCCTCTTGGCTGTTAATTCCGGGTCAGTCCCGGGATCCGTTGTCGAACGTTCCGCCGTGGTGATGGCCGCGGCCCTTGTGGCCGCCGTGGCCGCGGTGGTCGTCGCGGCAGTTGTCGTTGAGCTCGATCCGGACAACGCTGCCTGAGGTGGGGGCCGGCTCAGCCGGCGGAGCGGCAGCCGGGGGCGCTGCCCCTTCCTCCGCAGGTGCCCCGGCCAGAACGTCCACAGTCGCGTAGAGGGCGGATCCCCGCAGCGCCAGATCGCCGGGCTGGTTAACTTCGAGGAACAGCTCGGGTGTGTTGGTTCCGGCCGGAATCACGGAGATCCGGTTGCCGAACAGCTCGGCCACGAAAATGTCTCCGTTGTCATTCACCGCCATCCCGGTGGTGCCGCTGAAACCGGTGGCCACCAGTTCCGAGCTGCCGTCGTCGGGATCCACCCTGAACACCGAGCCCTGGGCCAGCCCCGCTCCCGGCACGCCGCCCGGCAGCGACGCGACCAGCAGATCCCCGCCGGGTCCGGCTTCGAGGCCTGTCGGAACCGGTTCCACGTTGTACGTGTTGCCCACGGTGCAGGCCGGGAGACCTACCCGGAGGGCCTCCTCGGCTGTCACCGTCACCGGGATGGGCGGCAGGACCGCCAGCGTGGAAATGCTCCCGTCCGCCAGATCCACTTCAATAACGGCGTTCATCCCGGCATCGGAGACCAGGACGCTTCCGCGCCCGGAGGGGAGGGTCGCGTAGGGGTTTGAGTCCTTCAAACCGGTGTAGCTGTTGGAGAAGAGGCCGGTGGGCGGCAGCTGTGCCGCGCAGGCAGGATCGAGGCCCTGGAACCCATAGGTGTTGATGCCGTCCGGGTTTTCCGTGTACTCGTAGGTGGCGATGTCGGCCACCGTTTCCACGCTTCCGTACCGGTCGACGGACTTCAGCTGGGTGAAATTCTGCGTCGGGTCATGGGTCATAGCTCCGATGCTGGCGGTGTAGTACGTGGTGCCGCGGGAGCGTGACACACCGCCGTAGCCGTATCCCAGCGGCCCGGCGTCAAGCGTTTCGGTGCTGCCGTCCCGCCCGATCCGGGTAAGCACTCCGGCGAAGGACTGCGCCACGTCGATCGTTGGTCCGCGGCCCACAGCCAGACTCAGGGGTCCCACCAGTCCTTCGGCGACGGTGGTGACCTTTCCTGCGGTCGGGGGTGCGTCGGGTGGGGCGGGGTGCCGGCCGCCGGCGGAAGCAGGCGAGGCGGCCAGGCCCAGGGCCGCGACAGCGGCCAGGGCGGCGAGGGCGGGGGATGTTCTTTTCACGGTGACTCCTCAGCATTGATGGGGTGCAATGCGAGACTTGCCTCCACGCCTCCGCGGTTCCCAGCCACGCCCCCGGGGGAAGCCCTCACAGCCTACGGCCGGGGTTTCCACGGGTAAACGTCAGGCTGATGCGCCGCTGGGCGGTCCCAGCGGGGTGCATCCGAGTACTGAGTATCCCGCCCAAACGGGGGCGTGGTGGCCGAGGCCGGCCGCGGGTAGGTCACCGGCAGGCTGCTGCACCGGACGCGCGCTCCGGAAAACGTTCCAGCCCCGTGACCAGGTCTGCGGTGTCCCCGCACAGGGCGATCCGAACCCAGCCTTCGCCGATGGAACCGAACGCGGTGCCCGGCGCCACGGCGACACCCTGCTCCGCGAGGAACTTCTGCGTCCACGCCCTGACGTGGCCCTCAGTGGCGTGGGACAGGTCAGCCCAGAGGTAGAACGCCCCCTGTGCCTTCAGGTACGGAATGTTCTTTTGATCCAGCACGGCCGCCGCCGCATCCCGGTTGACGCGATAGTGGGCGGCAGCAGCGCTGACATAGTCCTGAGGTCCGGTCAGGGCGGCCAGGGCGGCATACTGCGACGGCGACGCCACGCAGGAGACGATCGATTCCATCACCGTGCTCATCTGGGTTTCCAGGCCGGCGGGGGTGATCAGGGCGCCGATCCGCAGTCCGGTCAGGCCGTACGTCTTCGACAGGGTGACCGAAACGATCACCCGGTCCCCGCCGTCGGCGCCGTCGTGGGCCAGCGGGCTCACATGGGGGACATCGTAGGTGAAGGCCTCATAGCATTCGTCCGAAACGATCCACAGGTCCCGGCGGCGGGCCAGCTCCACCAGGTCGCGGACCAGGTCCGGGCCAAACACGGCGCCCAGGGGATTGGAAGGCGAGTTCAGGAGCAGGACCCGGGTCCGGTCGGTGATCAGGGCCTCGATGTCCGCGATGCGCGGCTGGAAGTCGTGTTCGGGATAGAGCGGATACTCCACCGGCTCGGCGTGAAGCAGCCGGGCAGTCATGGCAAACGTGGGGTAGCCGGGATTCGGAATCAGGATTTCGTCGCCGGCATCCAGAAGCATGCTCATGGCCAGGTGCAGGCCCTGCTGCGCGCCGGCGGTGACAAACGCCCGGCCCGGAGCCACCTCGACGCCGGTCTGCCGGCTGATGCGGTCGGCAAACGCGGCACGCAGCGGGGCGATACCGGCATTGGGCGTGTAACCGGTCTCATCCCGGCCCAGCGTGGCCTGCGCTGCCTCGAGGATGTGGGGCGGGGTGGGGAATCCCGGCTCGCCGATGCTGAGCACGATCGAGCCGGGCTGGGCCCACGCTGCCTGGGTGATTTCGCGGATCTGGTTGGCAGCGGCATTCCGGACATGGGGCGAGAGCTCAGGCATACCCCGCATGCTATCGCCGCCGCGGCACCCGGGGCGACCCGCTGCGACCCGCTGCGACCCGCGATGACCGGCGCGACCCGGGGAGAACCCGGGGAGAACCCGACGGCAGGTCCGCCGGCCAACCCGCCGGCAGGTCCGCAGACAAGCCCGCCGGCTGGCCGGGTGTCAGGAACCGCAGGCCAGGGCCGCATATACTGAAAGGCGTGAA
This genomic interval from Arthrobacter sp. zg-Y820 contains the following:
- the rimP gene encoding ribosome maturation factor RimP translates to MAVRPSPKKDTSSDYRKKAMHAEIAAETQRLKNFLAPTVEQQQLFLEDIEIKMAGANRTVHVIVDLPEGEAGGVSLDRISDVAHALSEAMDSDPHDDGRPYSLEVSSPGVSRPLTEPRHWRRNVGRMVSVNVLTGDDVKGRLVSVEDDGITFIPELPVKKGMKAKQGEQTTLPFSNIRKGRVEVEFAHLDDEPLDGVADSDEKTTAEEA
- the nusA gene encoding transcription termination factor NusA: MEIDMSALRLLEREREIPLDLLIPTIEQALLVAYHKTAGAQDKARAELDRKNGHVTIWATELDDDGEAVGEFDDTPTGFGRIAASTARQIILQRLRDVEDDAIVGEFKGREGEIVSGQIQQGNNPHMIQVNLGAVEALLPPTEQVPGEKYTHGSRLRAFVVDVRRGFKGPSITLSRSHPGLVRKLFELEVPEIADGSVEIVALAREAGHRTKIAVKGNISGINAKGACIGEMGSRVRAVMTELHDEKIDIVDFSEDPATFIANALSPSRVNSVTITDEDTRSAQVVVPDYQLSLAIGKEGQNARLAAKLTGWRIDIVSDAKTA
- a CDS encoding YlxR family protein; the encoded protein is MNEAGSPSAFLSSPAASGAAAHVPLRTCIGCRKTDDQAVLMRLVAVVTEGSIAVQVDEHRRMSGRGAWVHRGTACFAAALRRRAFHRAFRGQVDTTDAEAWFKALEDAPTGSRLETVQPGSGSEI
- the infB gene encoding translation initiation factor IF-2 — encoded protein: MAKVRVHELAKELGITSKDAVAKLQELGEFVRSASSTIEAPVVKKLRGAFPASESKPESTTDSKPASKPAGTPGPRPSAAPAAPTASAPTPTPAPAAPVAAAPAAPAPAAEKPTAPAAPAAPAPAAETSPAPAADKPAAPSGAKPGARPAPKAAEAEKPAASAESGSRGNAPRPGAPRPGAGSPRPGNNPFAPSQGMPRPRGRGEGERGQGAPRPGNNPFAPSQGMPRPGRRDENTERPAAAGAGGPRPAAGSGGPRPGAPRPGAPRPGAPRPASARPAGPGGPRPTPGMMPNRTERPAAPARGGAGGGPRRGPGGAPGGAPGAGGGAPVGGGFGKGGRGRGGTAGAFGKGGAGRGKQRKSKRAKRQELEQMSAPSLGGVSVPRGDGNTVVRLRRGASITDFADKIEANPAALVTVLFHLGEMATATQSLDEGTFDILGAELGYKIQVVSPEDEERELLSTFDIDFDAELEAEGDDDLEARPPVVTIMGHVDHGKTRLLDAIRNTKVVEGEAGGITQHIGAYQIQFDHEGTTRPITFIDTPGHEAFTAMRARGAKVTDIAVLVVAADDGVMPQTIEALNHAQAANVPIVVAVNKIDKEGANPEKVRGQLTEYGLVPEEYGGDTMFVEVSARQNLNIDALLEAVLLTADAALDMRANPNKDARGIAIEANLDKGRGAVATVLVQSGTLKVGDTIVAGTAHGRVRAMFNENGETVSEAGPSRPVQVLGLSNVPRAGDTFFVTDDERTARQIAEKREAADRNAALAKRRKRISLEDFDQAVADGKVDTLNLILKGDVSGAVEALEDSLLKIDVGEGVQLRVIHRGVGAITQNDVNLATVDNAVIIGFNVKPAERVADLAEREGVDMRFYSVIYAAIDDIELALKGMLKPEYEEVQLGTAEVREVFRSSKFGNIAGSIVRSGVIRRNAKARVTRDGKVIGDNLTVESLKRFKDDATEVRTDFECGIGLGSFNDVNTGDIIETFEMREKPRV
- the rbfA gene encoding 30S ribosome-binding factor RbfA yields the protein MADPARAAKLADRIKVVVAQALERRIKDPRLGFVTLTDARVTNDLQHATVYYTVFGDEAQQADTKAALESARGVLRAEVGKNITVRLTPTLEFVPDEIPVNASHLEELIRAAKKRDAELEALKEGATYAGDADPYRKDEDFDDEDDDEAASGSDAK
- a CDS encoding ScyD/ScyE family protein, which codes for MKRTSPALAALAAVAALGLAASPASAGGRHPAPPDAPPTAGKVTTVAEGLVGPLSLAVGRGPTIDVAQSFAGVLTRIGRDGSTETLDAGPLGYGYGGVSRSRGTTYYTASIGAMTHDPTQNFTQLKSVDRYGSVETVADIATYEYTENPDGINTYGFQGLDPACAAQLPPTGLFSNSYTGLKDSNPYATLPSGRGSVLVSDAGMNAVIEVDLADGSISTLAVLPPIPVTVTAEEALRVGLPACTVGNTYNVEPVPTGLEAGPGGDLLVASLPGGVPGAGLAQGSVFRVDPDDGSSELVATGFSGTTGMAVNDNGDIFVAELFGNRISVIPAGTNTPELFLEVNQPGDLALRGSALYATVDVLAGAPAEEGAAPPAAAPPAEPAPTSGSVVRIELNDNCRDDHRGHGGHKGRGHHHGGTFDNGSRD
- a CDS encoding pyridoxal phosphate-dependent aminotransferase; its protein translation is MPELSPHVRNAAANQIREITQAAWAQPGSIVLSIGEPGFPTPPHILEAAQATLGRDETGYTPNAGIAPLRAAFADRISRQTGVEVAPGRAFVTAGAQQGLHLAMSMLLDAGDEILIPNPGYPTFAMTARLLHAEPVEYPLYPEHDFQPRIADIEALITDRTRVLLLNSPSNPLGAVFGPDLVRDLVELARRRDLWIVSDECYEAFTYDVPHVSPLAHDGADGGDRVIVSVTLSKTYGLTGLRIGALITPAGLETQMSTVMESIVSCVASPSQYAALAALTGPQDYVSAAAAHYRVNRDAAAAVLDQKNIPYLKAQGAFYLWADLSHATEGHVRAWTQKFLAEQGVAVAPGTAFGSIGEGWVRIALCGDTADLVTGLERFPERASGAAACR